One stretch of Pandoraea oxalativorans DNA includes these proteins:
- a CDS encoding cupin domain-containing protein, whose protein sequence is MLQRRTHGTARKAAVALMMFALYFAIYAGDANAAALHPVKVNKQELAGPVFERDDAVHENEDGNDTVDVTTFTSPDKAFQTGVFKSGPVREEIRSAPGYPYTELLVFLSGGAKFTSSDGTVVEAGPGEAVTLPKGWTGVFESKGYTKLYAVYDTDAPSHIDP, encoded by the coding sequence ATGCTGCAACGCAGGACCCATGGAACGGCACGCAAGGCCGCCGTCGCGCTGATGATGTTTGCGCTGTATTTCGCGATTTATGCCGGTGACGCAAACGCCGCAGCGCTCCACCCCGTCAAGGTGAACAAGCAGGAACTGGCTGGCCCGGTCTTCGAGCGCGACGATGCCGTGCATGAAAACGAAGACGGCAACGACACCGTCGACGTCACCACTTTCACCTCGCCCGACAAGGCGTTCCAGACCGGTGTGTTCAAGTCCGGCCCCGTACGCGAAGAGATCCGCTCGGCCCCCGGCTATCCCTACACCGAGCTGCTGGTGTTCCTGAGCGGCGGCGCGAAGTTCACCTCAAGCGACGGCACGGTCGTGGAAGCCGGTCCAGGCGAAGCGGTCACCCTGCCCAAGGGCTGGACGGGCGTGTTCGAATCGAAGGGCTACACCAAGCTCTACGCCGTGTACGACACGGACGCACCTTCGCACATCGACCCGTAA
- a CDS encoding cytochrome P450, whose translation MISFSAGIHHCLGARLATATLQIALDKLLSSFPNLTITGLDDLRWHRRHSLRGVASLMADY comes from the coding sequence TTGATCTCGTTCAGTGCGGGCATCCACCACTGTCTCGGCGCACGGCTCGCGACGGCGACGCTGCAAATCGCGCTCGACAAGCTGCTCAGCAGCTTCCCGAACCTGACGATCACCGGTCTGGACGACCTGCGCTGGCACCGCCGTCATAGCCTGCGCGGCGTGGCGTCGTTGATGGCGGATTACTGA
- a CDS encoding anti-sigma factor family protein, with protein sequence MVISDQILLSYVDGSLTEEAASKVEAAIATSPDIAARVEALYASDLPFQDAYEACFTAPVPPELVSTVRTLVRGRTTLDVPSHVASANDARFMRTGRNGRDGRAGRRVHVRSPGTVPRRSLLDREFDESTSFDSQRPRVIWWQIGGFAAGATAFAVLVASAGARFLTEGSAPTPMPQMPISRAMSVAGNLDVDSVAVSPPEAANAWHGSYEPWVRAFVSYQSLFARATLDPLDDEAAEAIATVRAIRHRDDIPLVVPDLRRAGMEFKRLQRLQFDGRAVVQMAYLPREGPPVAIYVVKDTRLAHGPSAQTIPPMDTVTWRRDGQMFALVSQAGSSDLLPIARALANDVVPVLYDGGTTPPGLQANGVLQPFTDAMADAPLSKTYESR encoded by the coding sequence TCGCCGGACATCGCCGCGCGCGTGGAGGCGTTGTACGCGTCCGATCTGCCGTTCCAGGACGCATACGAGGCCTGTTTCACTGCGCCAGTCCCGCCGGAACTGGTGTCGACGGTGCGCACGCTGGTGCGCGGACGCACGACGCTGGATGTGCCGTCGCATGTCGCCAGCGCCAACGATGCGCGCTTTATGAGGACTGGGCGCAATGGGCGTGACGGGCGGGCAGGGCGACGAGTGCATGTTCGCAGTCCGGGCACGGTTCCGCGCCGCAGTTTGCTCGATCGCGAGTTCGATGAGTCGACGTCGTTCGACAGTCAGCGCCCACGCGTCATCTGGTGGCAGATCGGTGGGTTTGCAGCGGGCGCGACCGCGTTCGCCGTGCTGGTTGCCAGTGCCGGTGCGCGCTTTCTGACCGAAGGCTCTGCGCCGACGCCCATGCCCCAGATGCCCATCTCGCGCGCCATGTCCGTCGCGGGCAATCTGGACGTCGACAGCGTGGCGGTGTCGCCGCCTGAGGCCGCCAACGCGTGGCACGGTTCGTACGAGCCGTGGGTGCGCGCTTTTGTTTCGTATCAATCGCTCTTTGCCAGAGCGACCCTCGATCCGCTCGACGACGAAGCGGCCGAGGCCATCGCCACGGTGCGCGCCATCCGCCACCGCGACGACATTCCACTGGTCGTGCCCGATCTGCGCCGCGCCGGGATGGAGTTCAAGCGCTTGCAGCGCTTGCAGTTCGACGGCCGTGCCGTCGTTCAGATGGCTTATCTGCCCCGCGAAGGGCCGCCCGTGGCAATCTACGTCGTGAAGGACACGCGTCTGGCGCACGGCCCCTCCGCACAGACCATTCCCCCCATGGATACGGTGACCTGGCGCCGCGACGGGCAAATGTTCGCGCTGGTTTCCCAGGCCGGGTCGAGCGATCTGCTGCCGATTGCCCGCGCGCTCGCCAACGACGTCGTGCCGGTGCTTTACGACGGCGGCACCACGCCGCCGGGGCTGCAAGCCAACGGGGTCTTGCAGCCGTTCACCGACGCGATGGCGGACGCCCCCCTTTCAAAGACTTATGAATCTCGCTGA